One Fuerstiella marisgermanici DNA window includes the following coding sequences:
- a CDS encoding sialidase family protein, whose amino-acid sequence MNRISTCIAIAALLVCAADVSAQEKSSPKILETRRIWDKAPHNAFTDLLRHEGQWYCVFREGSKHVSPDGSLRVITSKDGEDWESLALISHPTDDLRDAKLSLMPDGRFLLNGAGMQADKPIRYHSMSWISSDKGRTWDEGRRIGDPGFWLWRTQWHDGVAYSMGYETNRDRSKRTFRLYKSTDGKTYDTWIEKVNVPNGVGEDRILFKKDGSALCLLRHETGSKMGLLGQSKPPFKDWTWQELNLRIGGPNMVQLPDGRILAATRLYSPRARTSLSWVDPEAGTLTECLELPSGGDTSYPGMVLHDGILWISYYSSHEEKTCIYLAKVQP is encoded by the coding sequence ATGAATAGAATTTCGACGTGTATTGCGATTGCAGCACTGCTGGTTTGTGCGGCAGACGTGTCGGCCCAGGAAAAATCTTCGCCAAAGATCCTTGAGACACGCCGTATCTGGGACAAGGCACCGCACAACGCCTTCACAGATCTGCTGCGTCATGAGGGGCAATGGTATTGCGTCTTTCGCGAAGGAAGCAAACACGTTTCACCAGACGGATCGCTGCGAGTGATCACGTCCAAAGATGGTGAGGACTGGGAATCTCTGGCGTTGATTTCTCACCCCACCGATGACCTTCGTGATGCCAAGCTGAGCTTGATGCCAGACGGGCGTTTTCTACTGAATGGTGCCGGCATGCAGGCGGACAAACCAATCCGATATCACTCAATGTCCTGGATTTCTTCCGACAAAGGCCGGACGTGGGATGAGGGCCGGCGGATCGGCGATCCCGGCTTCTGGCTTTGGCGAACTCAATGGCACGATGGCGTTGCCTATTCGATGGGTTACGAAACGAATCGAGATCGGTCGAAACGCACCTTCCGACTGTACAAAAGCACCGATGGCAAAACGTACGACACGTGGATTGAAAAAGTCAACGTGCCAAACGGTGTCGGAGAAGACCGGATTCTGTTCAAGAAAGACGGCTCCGCACTTTGCCTGCTGCGGCACGAAACCGGTTCGAAGATGGGCTTGCTCGGACAGTCAAAACCACCGTTCAAAGATTGGACGTGGCAAGAGCTCAACCTGCGCATCGGAGGCCCCAACATGGTTCAGCTTCCGGACGGACGAATTCTTGCGGCCACCCGACTTTACTCGCCGCGAGCTCGCACGTCGCTTTCGTGGGTGGATCCTGAGGCGGGGACGCTGACGGAATGCCTTGAACTTCCGTCCGGCGGCGACACCAGCTATCCGGGCATGGTTCTGCACGATGGGATTCTGTGGATCAGCTACTACTCGTCGCACGAAGAGAAGACCTGCATCTACCTGGCAAAGGTGCAACCGTAA
- a CDS encoding FAD-dependent oxidoreductase has translation MTTTHQLNCDVLVAGGGAAGVPCALAAARCGAKVILCHDRPVLGGNASSEIRMHIVGANGTGRFDRGKELQTEAREGGIIEEIRLENCVRNPQRSASMFDLILYDKVRSEPNLTLLLNTSVNEVQMQQGVNKIGHVIAERPSTEDRFRIDATTFIDCTGDGRLAFEAGAEFMRGREGKDAFNEPLAREQADSHQLGSTILITARRHDRPMPFVAPNWVRSFTKEDLRLRLYACPGEEEPTHEYGYWWAEWGGTLDTIKDNETIRDELLAVTLGIWNHIKNGPAGTAAGEDPFSASHWALEWIGFVPGKRESRRFIGQHVLTQQDLQTSRRFDDAIAYGGWSMDLHPPEGVDVPDEEPCVQHALPRLYDIPLRSCVARDVRNLMFAGRNISATHVAFSSTRVMATCAAIGQGVGTAAALASAESVSAADIVTDQQLVNRIQQRLLSDDSFLIGKVNDCSDDITRLATITASSEQAEGPAVNVISGQTRSVHGESGVAADRTVASSHRWMSVCDEFPAWIQFDWQTPQRIHSIQLIFDTGLHRHLTLTHHDGYNSKMQWGTPQSETVRDYSIQCTNDGNWQDLITVTDNYQRRRQHTFPGVVHTKSLRVTVTATNGIDHVRVMEVRVY, from the coding sequence ATGACAACCACACATCAGCTCAACTGTGACGTTCTGGTTGCTGGCGGCGGTGCGGCAGGAGTCCCCTGTGCTCTGGCAGCCGCTCGCTGCGGCGCGAAAGTGATTCTCTGTCACGACCGACCGGTTCTGGGAGGAAATGCGTCAAGCGAAATCCGAATGCATATCGTCGGAGCCAACGGAACGGGCCGATTTGATCGTGGCAAGGAACTGCAGACGGAGGCTCGTGAAGGTGGCATTATCGAAGAGATTCGGTTGGAAAACTGTGTGCGAAACCCACAGCGTTCCGCGTCAATGTTTGACCTGATTCTGTACGACAAAGTACGTAGTGAGCCGAACCTCACGTTGCTGCTGAATACTTCGGTCAACGAAGTGCAGATGCAGCAAGGCGTCAACAAAATTGGACACGTGATTGCCGAACGTCCCAGTACCGAAGACCGCTTTCGAATCGACGCCACGACCTTCATCGATTGTACGGGAGACGGACGTCTCGCCTTCGAAGCGGGAGCGGAATTCATGAGGGGCCGCGAAGGGAAAGATGCGTTCAACGAACCACTTGCACGTGAACAGGCGGATTCTCATCAATTGGGTTCAACCATTCTGATTACAGCTCGCCGACACGACCGGCCGATGCCGTTTGTCGCCCCAAACTGGGTACGCTCGTTCACAAAGGAAGACTTGCGACTGCGACTGTACGCCTGCCCCGGTGAAGAAGAACCAACTCACGAATACGGATACTGGTGGGCCGAATGGGGCGGGACGCTCGACACAATCAAAGACAACGAAACAATCCGTGACGAACTTCTGGCGGTGACGCTGGGGATTTGGAATCACATCAAGAATGGGCCAGCAGGGACCGCCGCTGGCGAAGATCCGTTTTCAGCGTCGCACTGGGCACTGGAATGGATTGGGTTTGTTCCTGGCAAGCGTGAAAGCCGACGATTCATCGGCCAACACGTTCTGACTCAACAGGACCTGCAAACATCCCGTCGATTTGATGACGCAATAGCGTACGGCGGCTGGTCAATGGATCTGCACCCGCCGGAAGGTGTCGACGTGCCGGACGAGGAACCCTGCGTCCAGCATGCTTTGCCGCGGCTGTACGATATACCATTGAGAAGTTGCGTGGCCCGCGACGTGCGCAATTTGATGTTCGCCGGGCGGAATATTTCCGCAACTCATGTCGCGTTTTCGTCAACGCGAGTGATGGCAACATGTGCGGCGATCGGGCAGGGCGTTGGCACCGCTGCGGCACTGGCGTCCGCAGAATCAGTTTCGGCGGCTGACATCGTGACAGACCAGCAGTTGGTGAACCGGATTCAACAGAGACTACTAAGCGATGATTCGTTCCTGATCGGAAAAGTGAACGACTGCTCTGACGACATCACCAGGCTCGCAACAATCACGGCCTCAAGTGAACAGGCTGAGGGACCAGCTGTGAACGTCATCTCAGGTCAAACGCGAAGCGTCCATGGCGAAAGCGGCGTCGCGGCAGATCGCACTGTGGCGAGTTCCCATCGCTGGATGTCCGTCTGTGACGAATTCCCGGCATGGATCCAATTCGACTGGCAAACACCGCAGCGAATCCATTCGATTCAATTGATCTTCGACACAGGTTTGCACCGGCACCTCACGTTGACTCACCACGACGGCTACAATTCCAAAATGCAGTGGGGTACACCGCAGTCCGAAACGGTTCGTGACTACAGCATTCAGTGCACAAACGATGGCAACTGGCAGGATCTGATAACCGTCACCGACAACTATCAGCGTCGGCGACAGCATACGTTTCCGGGAGTGGTCCATACGAAGTCGCTGCGAGTCACAGTCACTGCAACCAACGGAATCGATCACGTTCGCGTCATGGAAGTGCGAGTCTATTAG
- a CDS encoding SDR family oxidoreductase, whose translation MNSVRKILITGGTGYVGGRLVPLLKDRIPEIHLRLMARKPDYLRLRAGEGIDIVEGDVTKPATLAKALEGIDTAYYLIHSMGSGEDFEDQDRAAARNFAQAAKAASVQRIVYLGGLGDEDESLSKHLRSRHEVGNVLRESGAQVIEFRASIIIGSGSLSFELIRSLVQKLPVMICPKWVSTAAQPIAIEDVLAYLSQALDHEQGESQIYEIGGPDQVSYGDLMREYARQRGLKRLMIPVPFLSARLSSLWLGLVTPVYATIGRKLVESLKNPTVVHDNSAMDAFALKPMSLSAAIQRALSKEDQEFATTRWQDAVSSSMALRRFGGEQFGNRLVDCRTMAVSSSPEQAFAPIQRIGGKTGWYYGNFLWRIRGFLDLLVGGPGLRRGRRHPVELHVGDTLDCWRVEKIEAPRILRLYAEMRLPGRAWLEFVVTPTDSGSSITQTAMFDPVGLFGIVYWYSIWPLHQFIFAGMLRRVAEAGASETFVPQPENI comes from the coding sequence ATGAACTCAGTTCGCAAAATTCTGATCACGGGCGGCACCGGTTACGTCGGGGGCCGCCTGGTTCCATTGCTGAAGGACAGGATTCCGGAGATTCATCTTCGGCTCATGGCCCGCAAACCAGATTACCTTCGGCTCCGCGCCGGTGAGGGAATTGACATCGTTGAAGGCGACGTGACCAAGCCAGCCACGCTCGCGAAGGCACTGGAAGGAATCGATACGGCCTACTACCTGATTCATTCCATGGGTAGTGGTGAAGACTTTGAAGACCAGGACCGCGCGGCCGCTCGGAACTTCGCTCAAGCTGCGAAAGCAGCCAGCGTTCAACGAATCGTGTATCTCGGGGGTCTGGGCGACGAGGATGAATCTTTATCAAAGCATCTGCGAAGTCGCCACGAAGTCGGCAACGTACTGAGGGAATCCGGGGCTCAGGTGATCGAGTTTCGCGCGTCAATCATCATTGGTTCCGGAAGCCTCTCGTTCGAATTAATACGGTCCCTCGTCCAAAAGCTGCCGGTCATGATTTGCCCGAAGTGGGTTTCCACGGCAGCTCAGCCCATCGCAATTGAAGATGTGCTGGCTTACCTCTCGCAGGCTCTTGACCACGAACAGGGGGAAAGCCAAATTTATGAAATCGGGGGCCCGGATCAGGTTTCGTACGGCGACCTGATGCGTGAGTACGCTCGGCAACGCGGATTAAAGCGGCTGATGATTCCGGTGCCGTTCCTTTCCGCCCGACTGTCCAGTCTGTGGCTGGGATTGGTCACGCCGGTGTACGCGACGATAGGTCGCAAGCTGGTTGAAAGCCTGAAGAATCCAACCGTCGTCCACGACAATTCGGCAATGGATGCCTTCGCGCTGAAACCAATGTCTCTGTCGGCAGCAATACAGCGAGCTCTTTCCAAAGAGGATCAGGAGTTCGCAACGACTCGCTGGCAGGACGCTGTTTCATCGTCGATGGCCCTGCGTCGCTTCGGAGGCGAGCAGTTTGGCAATCGGTTGGTTGACTGCCGGACGATGGCCGTCAGCAGTAGCCCCGAACAAGCGTTTGCCCCTATCCAACGCATTGGCGGCAAGACGGGGTGGTACTACGGGAACTTTCTTTGGCGGATCCGCGGCTTCCTGGATCTGCTGGTCGGCGGGCCGGGGCTCAGACGAGGACGAAGGCACCCTGTGGAACTCCACGTGGGCGACACGCTCGATTGTTGGCGAGTCGAGAAGATCGAAGCTCCTCGAATTCTAAGACTCTATGCCGAAATGCGGTTGCCGGGGCGGGCGTGGCTGGAATTTGTGGTAACGCCTACTGACTCAGGGTCCAGCATCACTCAAACAGCGATGTTCGATCCGGTCGGCCTGTTTGGAATCGTCTATTGGTATTCCATCTGGCCTCTGCACCAGTTCATTTTCGCCGGAATGCTGCGAAGAGTCGCGGAAGCGGGAGCCAGCGAGACGTTCGTGCCCCAACCCGAAAACATTTAG
- a CDS encoding serine hydrolase domain-containing protein, with the protein MSFLYSKNTTWRFLMGQRRSLNWTINIAVLLTVAATAQAQPPAIGDPLPMAQLKQRFGEQEFLPPGGFILEVGQKLPELVWQHPDSVAKVVDDIDIPTRWFDERFEEVETADKPGCYYVYGEAPVPAGPVLRRAMTCCCVAKDVNLTQLAERSISSLVSEGDRNSDRKETDALLRRWRTTEAGAVELAALLDPDQAVPAARIGQWQMENATRHVQLKRKLMGLEGKAVVKATPVRLKGDPAPELRKAPLDEAEITEDRVREIEAKLDEWHASTSEPMAVVIARNGVIVVAKGYGTLHDRPVTIDTPMKLDSAMKPLIGLQLATYVDRGLIKLDEPVGNFLPDFDQPEDSQLTFRAAHAHLTGIHFPWSLAFSRLFYFHTWHESLIAHCQREWKPGAKHRYGVVGVILSVRALELLRGRNYWDAMERDLFEPLGIRNVLPGGVGFSAESMARIGVVLDNRGKYGKWEVISEATHKAILPTSLKPWFPDVDMKYGIGLQDQSRLLGPGSYGHAGGCGTLLAINPEKHLVVAMARNARGKNYQKHLSQLAALLKTWINDNH; encoded by the coding sequence ATGTCCTTTTTATACAGCAAAAATACCACATGGAGATTCCTGATGGGGCAGCGGCGAAGTTTAAATTGGACAATCAATATCGCAGTCTTATTGACTGTCGCAGCGACCGCTCAGGCCCAGCCTCCTGCGATCGGCGATCCACTGCCCATGGCTCAACTGAAGCAGCGCTTTGGTGAGCAGGAATTTCTGCCGCCAGGAGGATTCATTCTTGAGGTCGGACAAAAGTTGCCGGAACTTGTCTGGCAGCACCCCGACTCAGTTGCGAAAGTCGTCGACGACATCGACATCCCCACTCGCTGGTTTGACGAACGCTTCGAAGAAGTCGAAACCGCCGACAAACCGGGGTGCTATTACGTCTACGGCGAAGCGCCTGTACCGGCCGGGCCTGTGCTTCGCCGAGCCATGACCTGTTGCTGCGTTGCGAAGGACGTGAATCTCACTCAACTTGCCGAACGGAGTATTTCGTCCCTCGTTTCCGAAGGCGATCGAAATTCAGATCGCAAGGAAACTGACGCATTGCTGCGTCGCTGGCGAACAACGGAAGCAGGTGCTGTCGAACTGGCTGCGTTGCTGGATCCAGATCAAGCTGTGCCTGCTGCACGTATCGGTCAGTGGCAAATGGAAAATGCGACGCGACACGTCCAGCTCAAACGCAAACTCATGGGCCTCGAAGGAAAAGCGGTGGTCAAGGCGACGCCAGTGCGACTGAAGGGAGATCCCGCTCCCGAGTTGCGGAAAGCGCCGCTGGATGAGGCGGAGATCACGGAAGACCGCGTGCGAGAAATCGAAGCAAAGCTCGACGAATGGCATGCGTCCACTTCAGAACCGATGGCCGTGGTGATTGCCCGCAACGGTGTGATCGTTGTTGCCAAAGGATACGGAACGCTGCATGATCGGCCGGTGACCATCGACACGCCCATGAAGCTGGATTCCGCGATGAAGCCGCTGATTGGACTTCAACTGGCCACCTATGTTGATCGCGGATTGATCAAGCTGGATGAACCAGTCGGCAATTTTCTACCCGACTTCGATCAACCAGAAGACAGTCAACTCACCTTTCGCGCAGCACACGCTCACCTCACGGGGATTCACTTTCCCTGGAGCCTCGCATTTTCGCGATTGTTCTATTTCCACACGTGGCATGAAAGTCTGATCGCTCACTGTCAGCGCGAATGGAAGCCTGGGGCCAAACATCGATACGGCGTGGTCGGCGTGATTCTCTCCGTCCGGGCACTCGAGCTTCTGCGCGGAAGAAATTATTGGGACGCGATGGAACGGGATCTTTTCGAACCACTGGGAATTCGAAACGTGCTCCCCGGTGGAGTTGGGTTCTCCGCAGAAAGCATGGCACGGATTGGTGTCGTGCTGGACAACCGCGGCAAGTACGGCAAATGGGAAGTGATTTCAGAAGCAACTCACAAGGCCATCCTTCCCACTTCGCTGAAGCCATGGTTTCCGGACGTGGATATGAAATACGGAATTGGTCTTCAGGATCAGAGTCGGCTTCTGGGACCGGGAAGCTACGGTCACGCTGGCGGGTGCGGGACGCTGCTGGCCATCAACCCGGAAAAGCACCTCGTGGTGGCAATGGCTCGGAATGCTCGCGGTAAAAACTACCAAAAACATCTTTCACAACTGGCGGCATTGCTAAAAACCTGGATCAACGACAACCACTGA
- a CDS encoding fasciclin domain-containing protein yields the protein MKKLIALTAIATFAATANAGRKCNGTVVRSGQPCQQSRVTYITTTSRPVAARPVAAHAAPASDIVDTAVAAGSFKTLVAAVKAAGLVETLKGDGPFTVFAPTDAAFAKLPKGTVENLLKPENKAKLQAVLTYHVVAGKVKAADVVKLTGAATVQGQQVDIKVADGKVTVDGANVIKTDIETSNGVIHVIDSVLLPADKDIVETAVSAGSFNTLVAAVKAAGLVDTLKSEGPFTVFAPTDEAFAKLPKGTVENLLKPENKDKLVAVLTYHVVAGKVMASDVVKLSSAKTVNGKMASIKVSDGAVMVDGANVVATDIETSNGVIHVIDSVILP from the coding sequence ATGAAGAAGCTCATCGCACTGACGGCAATCGCCACATTCGCGGCAACTGCCAACGCCGGACGGAAATGTAACGGTACTGTTGTCCGATCTGGTCAACCGTGTCAGCAATCGCGCGTCACGTACATCACCACAACCTCGCGGCCAGTCGCCGCTCGCCCCGTCGCCGCACACGCCGCTCCAGCGTCAGACATTGTTGATACCGCAGTCGCTGCCGGCTCATTCAAGACTTTAGTCGCAGCCGTCAAGGCTGCGGGACTTGTGGAAACACTGAAGGGTGACGGACCTTTCACTGTCTTCGCCCCCACAGATGCCGCTTTTGCAAAACTGCCGAAGGGCACCGTCGAAAACCTGCTGAAGCCAGAGAACAAGGCTAAGCTGCAAGCAGTGTTGACCTACCACGTTGTCGCTGGCAAGGTGAAGGCAGCCGATGTGGTGAAGTTGACTGGTGCTGCAACGGTCCAGGGGCAGCAGGTCGACATCAAGGTTGCTGATGGCAAAGTCACAGTCGACGGTGCCAACGTCATCAAAACAGACATCGAAACGTCGAATGGCGTAATTCACGTGATCGACAGCGTGCTTCTGCCAGCTGATAAAGATATCGTCGAAACCGCCGTGAGTGCCGGTTCATTCAACACACTCGTTGCGGCAGTGAAGGCTGCTGGCCTTGTCGACACGTTGAAAAGTGAAGGCCCCTTCACCGTCTTTGCTCCAACCGACGAAGCATTCGCCAAGCTTCCGAAAGGGACCGTTGAGAACCTGCTGAAGCCGGAGAACAAGGACAAGCTGGTCGCCGTGCTGACCTACCATGTCGTGGCTGGCAAAGTTATGGCGAGCGATGTCGTGAAACTTTCCTCGGCCAAAACTGTCAACGGCAAAATGGCCTCAATCAAGGTTTCTGATGGTGCCGTGATGGTTGATGGAGCCAACGTTGTGGCGACGGACATCGAAACCAGTAACGGCGTGATCCACGTCATCGACAGTGTGATCCTTCCGTAG
- a CDS encoding cryptochrome/photolyase family protein → MRNLVLVLGDQLDHASAAHDDFDADNDVVWMAEVDTETTHVWCHKLRIAMFLSAMRHFRDELRKKDRTVEYHELQRQPSKDRGRTFAEVLEKDVERLKPERLVVVQPGDLRVQTQLKDCVAELGIELEIRLDRHFYCTRDEFAEYADDRKTLQLEYFYRDLRKKHDILMEDDRQPEGGQWNFDHDNRKSFGRSGPEALPKPKNFRLDAITKDVIDLVQHRFKEHPGSLDHFTLPVTRRQAKSFLNHFIDNILPDFGKWEDAMWTDEAFLYHSRLSAPLNMKLLNPRECVDAAVEAYRIGNAPLNSVEGFVRQILGWREFIRGVYWLKMPEYLELNHFDHQRDLPSFFWDGETEMNCVKQSMQHVIDHGYSHHIHRLMVLGNFAQLWGVRPRLFHEWHMAMYVDAIDWVSLPNTLGMSQFGDGGIVGTKPYCSSGNYINKMSDFCKSCRFDYKKRVGDDACPFTTLYWEFLDRHFDLLKDNPRMKFPIKNLEKMRSKPGEMSEIRDRAAELRE, encoded by the coding sequence ATGAGAAATCTAGTCCTCGTCCTTGGCGATCAGCTCGACCATGCATCAGCGGCCCACGACGACTTTGATGCCGACAACGACGTTGTCTGGATGGCGGAAGTCGACACGGAGACGACTCATGTGTGGTGCCACAAACTTCGGATCGCAATGTTCCTGTCGGCGATGCGGCACTTCCGGGATGAGCTGCGAAAGAAGGATCGCACGGTCGAATATCACGAGCTACAGCGGCAGCCGTCGAAAGATCGAGGACGCACGTTCGCGGAGGTGCTGGAGAAAGACGTCGAGCGGCTGAAACCGGAGCGGTTGGTGGTCGTACAACCGGGTGATCTGCGAGTGCAAACGCAATTAAAGGACTGCGTGGCGGAACTCGGAATCGAATTGGAGATCCGCCTCGATCGGCACTTTTACTGTACGCGGGACGAGTTCGCAGAATATGCCGACGACCGCAAAACGTTGCAGTTGGAATACTTCTACCGCGACCTGCGAAAGAAGCACGACATTCTGATGGAAGATGACCGGCAGCCGGAAGGTGGCCAATGGAATTTCGATCACGACAATCGCAAAAGCTTTGGCCGGTCCGGACCTGAGGCGTTGCCAAAACCGAAGAACTTTCGACTGGACGCGATCACAAAGGATGTGATCGATTTGGTTCAGCACCGTTTTAAAGAGCATCCGGGTAGCCTCGACCACTTCACGTTGCCAGTAACGCGCAGGCAGGCGAAGTCTTTTCTGAATCACTTCATCGACAACATTCTGCCCGACTTTGGCAAGTGGGAAGATGCCATGTGGACGGATGAAGCGTTTCTGTATCACTCGCGCCTTTCCGCCCCGCTGAACATGAAGCTGCTGAATCCCCGGGAGTGCGTAGACGCCGCCGTCGAAGCGTACCGCATTGGCAATGCTCCACTAAACAGCGTGGAAGGTTTTGTAAGGCAGATCCTGGGCTGGCGAGAGTTCATCCGTGGCGTGTACTGGCTGAAGATGCCTGAGTATCTGGAACTAAATCACTTCGACCACCAGCGTGACTTGCCGTCGTTTTTCTGGGACGGCGAAACGGAAATGAACTGCGTCAAACAATCGATGCAGCACGTCATCGATCACGGTTATTCGCACCATATCCACCGCCTGATGGTGCTGGGCAATTTCGCTCAACTGTGGGGCGTTCGTCCGCGACTGTTTCACGAATGGCACATGGCGATGTACGTCGATGCGATCGATTGGGTCTCTTTGCCGAACACTCTGGGGATGAGTCAGTTCGGGGACGGCGGCATCGTGGGGACGAAACCATATTGCAGCAGCGGAAACTACATCAACAAGATGAGCGATTTCTGCAAGAGCTGTCGATTCGACTACAAGAAGCGAGTCGGAGACGATGCCTGTCCGTTTACGACACTCTATTGGGAATTCCTCGATCGCCACTTTGATTTACTCAAGGACAATCCACGGATGAAATTCCCGATCAAGAACCTCGAGAAGATGCGTAGCAAACCCGGCGAGATGTCAGAGATACGCGACCGGGCGGCCGAATTGCGAGAATGA